The stretch of DNA TCCGTCGGTATGCCGGTCAATTACCGGCACTGGTCATTTGGCAAACATTTTCTCTCGACTGAAAAAAGCTATCGCCGTGGGCAAATGGGCCTGGCCTATGAAATCGTCATTAATTCGAACCCTTGCATCGCTTATCTGATGGAAGAAAACACGATGACAATGCAGGCCCTCGTGATTGCCCATGCGGCCTATGGGCACAATTCTTTTTTCAAGGGCAATTACCTGTTCAAACTGTGGACCGATGCCCACGCCATTATTGATTACCTGGTTTATGGCAAGAATTACATTGCCGAATGCGAGGAGCGTTATGGCCTTGATCGTGTGGAGGAGCTGCTCGACTCTTGCCATGCGCTCATGAACTATGGCGTGGACCGCTACAAGCGGCCGCAAAAGCTCTCGCTGGAAAAAGAATCAGCCGCACGGCATGAGCGCGAAGCGTATCTGCAATCGCAAGTCAACGAGTTATGGCGCACGCTTCCGGCCCGGTCCGCGCCTCAGCAGGAAGAAACCAGCGAACGCTATCCACCCGAGCCACAAGAAAATCTTTTGTATTTCGCCGAAAAAAACGCCCCGTTGCTTGCACCCTGGGAGCGCGAAGTGATTCGTATCGTGCGCAAGGTCGGGCAGTACTTTTATCCGCAGCGCCAAACCCAGGTCATGAACGAAGGCTGGGCCACGTTCTGGCATTACACCCTGCTCAATACCCTGTACAACCAGGGCAAGCTAACTGATGGCTTCATGATGGAGTTTCTGCATTCGCACAGTAACGTTGTCTATCAGCCACCCGTGACCAAATCGCATTACAGCGGGATCAACCCGTATGCGCTGGGGTTCTCGATGATGAGCGATATCCGGCGTATCTGTGAGGCGCCGACCGATGAAGACCGTCACTGGTTTCCCGACCTGGCGGGCAAACCATGGCTCGAGGCAATGCATTACGCGATGCGAAACTTCAAGGATGAAAGTTTTATCGCGCAGTATCTGTCGCCACAACTGATTCGGGAAATGCGCCTGTTCTCGATACTCGATGACGATACGCACGATGCGCTCGAAGTATCCGCGATTCACGATGACAGCGGTTATCAGTATGTGCGTCAGACGTTGTCCCGGCAGTACGACATGCATCACCGGGAGCCGAACATTCAGGTCTGGTCGGTCAATACACGGGGCGATCGCAGTCTGACCCTGCGACATTTCATGAGTGATAACCGGTATCTGGCCGATGACAGCGACGAGGTGCTGCGGCACATGGCGCGCCTCTGGCAATTCGATGTTTATCTGGAGAGCGTGGATGAGAGCGGGACACTGAGAAAACGTTATGAATGTTCTTATGTCGCTCCGAGTGTGAGTGTGCGGCTGTAATGCCTGGCGCGCGTATTGGTGTATTGCGTGGGCTGCCGCCAAGGTTACAGCGTGAATTTTTCGTGGTTTGTGTTTGTGGCGCGATGTCTGGCCAGCCTGTTTCGGGCTGGCCTTTTTGTGTGGCGAGGCGCTGTAGGCCTGGAGGGCCTGCTGTAACGATATCCGCTAAGATACGGCCCAACCCAATCTTGCGTATTACGCGAGTCTAATAGTCCTTTATTGCGTCTTATGGGAATTTCCCGTATTGCCCGGACTTTTTCTGTCCCAAACCAGGAATAACACAGCATGACTGACCAAACTGTTTTTACAGATAAAGACCCTGACACCCGGCGACGTATCTTTGCGATTGTCGGCGCCTCGTCAGGGAATCTCGTCGAGTGGTTTGATTTTTACGTTTATTCATTTTGTTCATTGTATTTTGCCCCTGCATTTTTCCCTAATGGCAATGCGACAACCCAATTGCTTAATACAGCAGGCGTGTTTGCTGCCGGGTTTTTGATGCGCCCCATTGGCGGCTGGTTTTTTGGCCGGCTGGCGGATAAGAAAGGCCGGCGCACGGCGATGATGGTTTCGGTATTCATGATGTGTGGTGGTTCGCTGGTGATTGCGCTGCTGCCCACCTATGCGCAAATTGGCGCCTGGGCTCCGGCGCTGCTGTTACTGGCGAGGCTGTTTCAGGGGCTTTCGGTCGGCGGTGAATACGGCACCAGCGCAACTTATATGAGTGAAGTGGCATTGCAGGGGCGGCGCGGCTTTTTCGCTTCGTTCCAGTATGTGACGTTGATTGGTGGCCAGTTATGCGCTTTGCTGGTGCTGGTGATCCTGCAACAGTTGCTCACGACGGATGAGCTGAAAGCATGGGGCTGGCGTATCCCGTTCGTGGTGGGGGCGGCCGCAGCCCTGGTGGCGCTCTATCTGCGTAAATCGCTGGACGAAACCACTAGCGCAGCCACGCGGGAGCGCAAGGACGCGGGCACGATTCGCGGCCTGTGGGCTCACAAGGGCGCATTTTTAACCGTGCTGGGCTTCACGGCCGGCGGCTCGCTGATTTTTTATACCTTCACCACCTACATGCAGAAGTATCTGGTGAACACGGCAGGCATGCATGCCAAAACTGCCAGTAATGTGATGACCGCGGCGCTCTTCGTCTACATGTTGATGCAGCCGCTGTTTGGCGCCTTGTCTGACCGTATCGGCCGGC from Paraburkholderia hayleyella encodes:
- a CDS encoding MFS family transporter, producing the protein MTDQTVFTDKDPDTRRRIFAIVGASSGNLVEWFDFYVYSFCSLYFAPAFFPNGNATTQLLNTAGVFAAGFLMRPIGGWFFGRLADKKGRRTAMMVSVFMMCGGSLVIALLPTYAQIGAWAPALLLLARLFQGLSVGGEYGTSATYMSEVALQGRRGFFASFQYVTLIGGQLCALLVLVILQQLLTTDELKAWGWRIPFVVGAAAALVALYLRKSLDETTSAATRERKDAGTIRGLWAHKGAFLTVLGFTAGGSLIFYTFTTYMQKYLVNTAGMHAKTASNVMTAALFVYMLMQPLFGALSDRIGRRSSMILFGTFATIGTVPLLHSLKDVSNPYAAFGLVVVALAIVSFYTSISGLIKAEMFPPEVRALGVGLSYAVANAIFGGSAEYVALWLKSIGHETMFYWYVTALCAIAGIVAFKMRDPAKEGYLRDTP
- a CDS encoding SpoVR family protein, producing MNAAPHQPLPCPSDWTFELIEEYDRHIAQVAAQYELDTYPIQLELISAEQMMDAYASVGMPVNYRHWSFGKHFLSTEKSYRRGQMGLAYEIVINSNPCIAYLMEENTMTMQALVIAHAAYGHNSFFKGNYLFKLWTDAHAIIDYLVYGKNYIAECEERYGLDRVEELLDSCHALMNYGVDRYKRPQKLSLEKESAARHEREAYLQSQVNELWRTLPARSAPQQEETSERYPPEPQENLLYFAEKNAPLLAPWEREVIRIVRKVGQYFYPQRQTQVMNEGWATFWHYTLLNTLYNQGKLTDGFMMEFLHSHSNVVYQPPVTKSHYSGINPYALGFSMMSDIRRICEAPTDEDRHWFPDLAGKPWLEAMHYAMRNFKDESFIAQYLSPQLIREMRLFSILDDDTHDALEVSAIHDDSGYQYVRQTLSRQYDMHHREPNIQVWSVNTRGDRSLTLRHFMSDNRYLADDSDEVLRHMARLWQFDVYLESVDESGTLRKRYECSYVAPSVSVRL